The Parvularculales bacterium DNA segment TAAAAACTTGACGCAATGATTCCGGCCAAGCGTTATATTTACGTTCCGATACTTTGTATGTGACGTCTAAGAAATCCCCAGGTTTTTCGCCTGAATCTTTAAGGCGTTGGAAAATCTCAGCTAGCTTTTTCTGGTCCCATAAGATGCGCTTGGGAATGTTTGAAGTTATATACACGTCGCCGTCTATAAAGCGTACTGTCCCTGTTTCCTTGCTTTGTTCGTGCCGTACAGTTTTCTCCCGCCACTGATATTTTAAAGTGATGGAACCGGCAATAAACTCACTGATCAATTCTGCTCGTTCTAGGTTTTCTTGTGCCTTTTTTTGCAGCTCCATCAAAACATCAGGCGATAGGCTGATAAGCTCCTCGGCCGTTAGGCTTTGCGCATACTCAAGAGACATACTCATAACTGTACCTCTTTTGCTGTGTTGGCCCGAAACTCTGAGACGCTGCCGTATATGCGCTCTTGTTCGTATGCCTCTACATCTTGCAGTCTGTACAGCACTTTAGCGCCCGCTTTTAAATAGCGGGGCCCCTTTCCTTGCGTACGATAGGCGGCTAGCGTTCCTTTTGCCATGCCCCAACGTTCGGCTAG contains these protein-coding regions:
- a CDS encoding helix-turn-helix domain-containing protein: MTEKHLTQSQLAERWGMAKGTLAAYRTQGKGPRYLKAGAKVLYRLQDVEAYEQERIYGSVSEFRANTAKEVQL